One window of Acidobacteriota bacterium genomic DNA carries:
- a CDS encoding alcohol dehydrogenase catalytic domain-containing protein — translation MKALRFTDNTLKMEDLALPTAIGEALVRVVRSGICNTDLEIVRGYAGFSGTIGHEFVGIVEECAENPALVGKRVVGEINVGCGICGLCRAGDSRHCPARTVLGIKGRDGAHAGFLNLPARNLLEVPAGVSDEQAIFTEPLAAAYGITEQVEIGKDTRVAVIGDGKLGILCALSLALESDRVVLIGKHREKLSVARKRNIETDFAESGAKRAGEFDVVVEASGSESGFDLAAELVRPRGKIVLKSTFAGKTSLDLWRVVVDEISVVGSRCGRFAPALQLMAGGRINVEDMISDEFRLEDGVEAMRRAAEKGVLKVMLTM, via the coding sequence ATGAAAGCGCTTAGATTTACCGATAACACATTGAAAATGGAGGACTTGGCTTTGCCCACCGCGATCGGCGAAGCGCTTGTGCGCGTCGTTCGCTCGGGAATTTGCAACACCGACCTTGAAATCGTTCGGGGCTATGCGGGTTTTTCGGGAACGATCGGACACGAGTTCGTCGGGATCGTCGAAGAATGCGCGGAAAATCCGGCGCTCGTCGGAAAACGCGTTGTCGGCGAGATCAATGTCGGTTGCGGAATTTGCGGTCTTTGCCGGGCCGGCGACTCGCGGCATTGTCCGGCACGGACCGTTCTCGGGATCAAGGGCCGCGATGGCGCGCACGCCGGATTTCTGAATCTCCCGGCCCGCAATCTGCTTGAGGTTCCGGCCGGCGTCAGCGACGAACAGGCCATCTTCACCGAACCGCTTGCCGCCGCCTACGGAATCACCGAACAGGTCGAGATCGGAAAGGATACGCGTGTCGCCGTGATCGGCGACGGCAAACTCGGAATTCTATGCGCCCTGAGCCTCGCGCTCGAAAGCGATCGGGTCGTTTTGATCGGGAAGCACCGGGAAAAACTATCCGTTGCCCGGAAGCGTAATATCGAAACCGACTTCGCCGAGAGCGGCGCGAAGCGCGCCGGCGAGTTTGATGTCGTCGTCGAGGCGAGCGGCAGCGAGTCCGGCTTCGATCTGGCGGCGGAACTCGTTCGGCCACGCGGCAAGATAGTCCTGAAATCGACGTTCGCCGGAAAGACGAGTCTCGATCTCTGGCGCGTGGTCGTGGACGAGATCTCCGTCGTCGGCTCACGTTGCGGCCGTTTCGCTCCGGCGCTGCAGTTAATGGCCGGCGGCCGGATCAATGTTGAAGATATGATATCGGATGAGTTTCGCCTCGAAGACGGTGTCGAGGCGATGCGCCGCGCCGCCGAGAAAGGCGTTCTCAAGGTTATGCTCACGATGTAG
- a CDS encoding nuclear transport factor 2 family protein, with protein MKTCPSCNSQYTDDTLRFCLQDGTPLVEPSGAPTIAFNEQETFVSARPTNPPIAGFERQTQPMLAPAPAPARSNLLIVAVLILAVLLLAFVGVGAWIIYTGGSPYSRTNPMLANANTDKPVTSSKPRTDTAVNKPASNVKANSNANADSQQIKTDVAERIEAWRTGIEAVNLDRFMENYAESVDYYNGRGTTRAAVRDDKQRAFVKFDSMKMTISNMTITPGAGGTRAVAVFDKEWIFTNAAGERNAGKVRQQLTLEKINGKWLIILEKDLKIIQRPS; from the coding sequence ATGAAGACCTGTCCGAGCTGCAATTCTCAATACACCGACGACACCCTGCGTTTCTGTCTTCAGGACGGAACGCCGCTCGTGGAGCCCTCCGGAGCGCCCACGATCGCATTCAACGAACAGGAAACGTTTGTTTCGGCGCGGCCGACAAATCCGCCGATCGCGGGTTTTGAACGCCAGACCCAGCCGATGCTGGCACCGGCGCCGGCGCCGGCAAGGTCGAATCTTCTGATCGTCGCCGTGCTCATCCTGGCCGTCCTGCTGCTTGCCTTCGTCGGGGTCGGAGCCTGGATCATCTACACCGGCGGTTCGCCCTATTCGCGCACGAATCCGATGCTCGCTAATGCGAACACGGACAAGCCCGTAACGTCGTCAAAACCGCGAACCGACACGGCCGTCAACAAGCCGGCCTCAAACGTGAAAGCCAATTCAAATGCGAACGCGGATTCGCAGCAGATCAAGACCGACGTCGCCGAACGTATTGAAGCTTGGCGGACCGGAATTGAAGCGGTCAATCTCGACCGCTTTATGGAAAACTATGCCGAATCGGTCGATTACTATAATGGCCGCGGGACGACGCGCGCGGCCGTCCGGGACGACAAACAGCGGGCTTTCGTAAAATTCGATTCGATGAAGATGACGATCTCGAATATGACGATCACGCCGGGTGCGGGCGGAACGCGCGCGGTCGCGGTCTTCGATAAGGAATGGATCTTCACGAACGCCGCCGGCGAACGCAACGCGGGCAAGGTCCGCCAGCAGTTGACGCTTGAGAAGATCAACGGAAAATGGCTCATCATCCTTGAAAAAGACTTGAAGATCATCCAGAGACCGTCCTGA